In Candida orthopsilosis Co 90-125, chromosome 4 draft sequence, the genomic stretch TGTTGTTATACTAGAAGGTGGATATAAGAACTTCTTCACCAAGTATAAAGCGTTTTGTTATCCACAAAATTATGTTGAAATGAAGGACATCAAACATGAAGTGTCCTGTGAAGCTAATTTAAGTCGAGTGAGAAAGGATAGCAAATTATTAACACGAGCCAAGTcatttaatcaatttggtggtggtggtgaaaACCTTACTAACTCCACAGCGTCAAGACCGTCAGCACTAACATCAGCAAGTATTAGTGATTTTTGGAGTATGTCGTCTCATAGTCGATCGTTATCATCGAATTCGTTTACCACCTTGAACAGTGGTAAAGTGATTAAACGTCAACGATCAAACTCAAAAGTGAAATCAATCAGtaccaatttgaatacaaaGTTGACTAGAGCTAACACTTTTACTTTTGACCaaccaattttcaatagtCATAATCACAAccaatcttcatcatcatcaatagcaTCGTCCTCATCACCTTCAAGTTCTCCCTTGTTtaataattttgattttagtgaagaagttgataaaGAGAACCCCCTGCATTTGCAACAGCACAGCCAACAGCTCCCAcagcatcaacatcaacatcaacaccaaaaccaacaccagcaccaaaaccaacaccaacaccagcatcaacatcaattgcGCAGTTTCTTACCACCATCAACGTCATTCCGTAATTcccaccaccaacaacatcacAAAGCTCAACTGTCACTGTCATTACTGCTGTTACTGCTGTATCGTCATCGTCgttctttttcatcaaatttatcgaacttttcaaatttttccaattacTCATCATCGTCCATATCTATCCATTCATctgcttcatcaattgtttctgAGAATATTTCACTGTCTACTGATTCCTTGAACGATCCATATTTAGGTTCCGAGATGTTTTCTCCACCACCAGGAGCAACAGAAGTAGCAGGGGCTGCTGCATCGTCCATGACACTGGATTATTTCGATGGGAAGCGATTATCATCTGCATCAATGTCCTCATTACCTGCAGTTCCTCCTTCTATGTTGCGACCAGCATCACGGAAACCTAGCTCATTGCAAACTTCATTAGCTGCCTTGGCCCCATCACCTGCCTCAACATCAGTGGTACTGacatcacaacaacaggCAAGTTTACCTTCACCATCTCGATCACCTTTTCCTCAACCAAGTTCttcatttcaatttcctcctcgtcaaaagaaatcaatgtCAACAACGAGCGTTCCAACACTGGCTTCACCTACTGTTTCATCTCCGTTAAACTCAAGATTGTCACGAGcaagaacaagaacaagagCAAGAGATGAGAGGGCTGGATCAATAAATTCTACAACAAACACTAATTTGCAACAGAGTCCCAATTGGTTATCGTCAACCGCTAGCTCACTTAAGTCCAACACGGTATCATCATTCACACCATTTTCATCCCAGATTGATTACGAAGAGGCAGAAAATGACGACCCAATCAATGACACCCCGGTTGATTTCAATGTCAGTGCGGAACATGAACAGCATCAACTCATTACGTCACGGGCCACTCAACATCAATCGTATCAAGGCACAAAAAGGCaccattatcatcaattggcATCAAGATCGGGGTTGAGTACTTCGCCAGGAGATCATCACGCACGAACCAGTAGCAGTGGTAATAACAGTAATGATACTATTGTATTAGGATGTCTAGATGGCAATACGACTGGTGATGGTGGTTACGTGTattcagttgatgatataaatgaagatgatgaagaggatcTTTAATATACAAATATTCTGCATCTAAGTACAATGTAGTATaatctttatcaacattACAACTCTTCTCAAATAAACACTAAAATTCTTGCTTTAAAAACATAGATAATATATGTAACTAAAAAATACTACTTCCTTTACCACCTTATCCCATCTCATTTACAAACTTGGTTTATCACCAACCAACTTGATAGCAGCATTGTTAATAGCAATAGTACCCCTATCAACAACATgagtttggaaaatgacGTTTTCACCTTCTTTCCAAGCAAGAACTCTCAAAGTCTCACCAGGGAATACTATACCAGTGAATCTAGccttgatttcatcaaacataCCAAACTTGTCAATCAAGACCTTGGCACTCAAACCATAAGTACACATACCATGCAAGATTGGTTTTGGGAACTTAGCACCCTTAGCAAAGTTTGGATCGATATGTAATGGGTTACGATCACCATTCAATCTGTACAAAGCAGCCAAATCTTCTGAAATTGGAACATCAACTTGATAGTCTGGGTCCCTCTTTGGTGCAGTCCATGGGTTAGTGGCAAATGATCTTCTGTCCTTATAGATCTTGTTATCAGCTTGACATGATCTAATGAAGTAGGTGGCTTCATTGGAGTAGATTGGTTCTTGTGTCTTGTTGTCAACTGATTGTGACCCATGAACAATAACGACATTGCTTCCCTTTTGAGTGGTTTGGACTGGGTGGAATGAAGTTCTCAATTCACCTTCAGTTGGTGGTGGCCATTTGTGTACTCTCAAGTAGTGTTCACCATGTAACAAGAGCATTGGGTTGAAGTTTTTCAAGTACTTGGCAAATGAACTTTGTGATTGACCTGAGTTGAAGGTGATCAAGTGACCAAAGGTTGGAATGACTTGGAAATCACTGTCATTTTCATAAacatatttcaattgtttagTAGTGGCACCAAGAGAAATGTTGTACAAGATAACATCCCTGTCGTTGTATCTCCAAACTGgatcatcttcttcaacttcttcttcctcttcctcttcatcaccttcatcttcttcttcttcttcgtcatcgtcatcgtcatcatcacccCCAACAGCAGACAAGATGGCCATAGATGATTCTTGAGTAGATTTTGGATTTTCAGTATCCTTGCTGAAGTCAGTGATCTCAGACAAATGGTCTctaacaaattcaacagTAGTGTTGGCATCCTTGGAAACGGCACCTTTAGCTCTTTGCCATCTGGTGTTACCAATccaaccaccaccaatttcGAAGGTTTCACCAGTAACTGGAACGTCTTCTGAAGCCAAGTAAACCAATAATGGAGCAACTTGGTCAGCGTGATACAAGTTTCTGTCCTCTTCTCTGAAGATTGTCAAAGTCATGGCAGTTTCAGCATGTGGAGCAACAATGTTAACCTTGATGTTGTTCTTGGCACCTTCAATAGCAATGGTCTTGGACAAACCTAAAATGGCACATTTAGCAGCTGAGTAGTTAGCTTGACCAAAGTTACCATAGATACCTGAAGTCGAAGTGATGTTGACAATTCTACCATACTTCTTTTCTGACATGATTGGGAAGGCCAACcttgacaaattgaaagtaCCCAACAAGTGAACGGCTTGAACTTGATCCCATTCTTGTTTGGTCATCTTGGCAAATGATCTGTCTCTCAAGATACCAGCATTGTTAACCAAGACATCAATAGTACCATACTTGTTCAagacattttcaataatggcGTCAGCTTGGGTAGCAACATCATGTTGATCAGCATGAGCTTCACCACCTGCAGctttaatttcttcaacagtCTTGCTGgcatctttgaaatcattaaCAACAACCTTGGCACCATACCTGGCAAACCATTTGGCATATTCTTTACCCAAACCAGCACCGGCACCGGTAATCAAGATAACTTTATCCTTCAAGGATACAGCTGGGGCACCGGAAGCATCATTGGCTGGCAATTTTCTAGCAGCTTCAGTCAATGACAAGTAATCATTCAACATGAATGGATGTTGgttcttcaacaattctgGCTTCTTGGAATCGTCAAAGTCAAGAATTTCACTAAATCTCTTGGCAACAACTTCAGCGGTAAAAGATTGATCTGGTTTAACCAAGATACCACCTGATCTTTCCCATCTAATTTGTCCAAAGAAACCAGCAGCAACTTCAAAGATTTGACCAGTGATTTCAGTATCAGCATGTGACAAGTACAAAACCAATGGAGCAACCTTTTCAGGGcccaatttttccaaaattggtGGTGGCATAATAGATTCGGTCATTCTTGATTTAGCCAATGGAGCAATGGTGTTGGCAATGATGTTATATTTACCACCTTCCTTAGCCAAAGTTTCAGCAAAACCAATCAAACCGGATTTGGCAGCTGAGTAGTTGGTTTGACCAAAGTTACCATATAAACCAGCTGGTGAAGAAGTATTGACAATTCTACCatacttttgtttttggaaGTATGGCCAAGCAGCCTTGGTAACGGCATAAGCACCATTCAAGTGGACATCCaaaaccaatttgaaatccTTTTCAGTCatctttttgaatgaagCATCTCTCAAAATACCAGCATTGTTGATAACAATATGGACAGTACCAAAGTTCTTAACGGCGGTTTCGACAATCTTGTCACCATCAAGGACATTGTTGTAGTCAGCTACAGCAGTACCAccattttgtttaatttcatcaacaacgaCATCAGCAGCTTTGGAGTTTCCACCTTGACCGTTTAAAGCACCACCCAAGTCGTTAACAACAACCTTGGCACCTCTTTTGGCAAATTCGAGGGAGTAGTATTTACCTAAACCACCACCTGCACCAGTGATGATAACCACCTTATCTTTGAAATCCAATTGAGACATTTCTGTGTATGTGATTTATTCGTAATTCGTTAAAATGTTCAAAAAAAACCGTTTTCCTTTCTCTTTAAAAACTCTTAtgttattcaattgttttttcaattaaGAAATTCTGCAATATAAAAGGGAAATACGTGgagttttcaaaagaagaagttaTTGATAAAGAACTCTTTTCGTATGGGAAatattgattgatatttaaataaaaaaaaaattgactTCTCTCTGTTTAGCTTGTGACAAAATATGTGGGGTGGAAATTTTATTATGAGTGTATAGGGGTGAGGgcaaaataataaacaagTAGAGTAGTGTATAACTGCACAAAAAAATGCATTCCCGTTATTAAAGGTTATCATCGGCATAAAGTGCATAGGCACTCTAGACGCTACAGAAGAGGTTTAAACACAAAGTATTACGTCAATTGAGGGAATAGGTTATATTGATGTATTCTACAATCCACGTAGCCCCTAACTTGTACTAAACTTACCGTATACTTCACAACCGAAGGTGTGTGTGTATGAAGCACCcttgatcaaatttatttaaCCGAGTATAAAATATTTGCATTTTGTATGTACGTGAGGATGTACAGCACATAtggaaaaataaaaatcaaaaatgcGGGGGTTGATAAAATCATAAGCAATGAACACAAACGGAGTTAAAAAAAATCATAATTCTAGGCTAATGGAAAGGTGTGAATGCTGGTGAGTCGATTCTGTTGTACATTACAATATAAAACCCAGCAAAGACCCTTCTTTAGCCCCCAAGATACACTATGTCTTCCCAGTTGTAATTTTTGGCTGCTCTCGTTCCGATATCTTACGAGTGTCCGTCTGACTGTGGCTCTCATATCGTGTACTTTAccaaaatgaaaaacatggaaaaatcaaatattaCCGAGGACCAAAGGAAATTTAATCACAATGAACAACTCGAAATAATCACAATTACTCTTACAACGGTTTGCAATCTCACATCACATACCCACTCATTTATTGTACAATGAGAACATATGACATAATCCAAGTCTCTTCTATGACGTTCCATCGAATTTAAATTACATTGTCGTTTGAGATCTGCCGATGTCGTGAAAATGTTTGAACGGAGTTTCAGAATAACTCACTGATCGGACATATAGAGAACAGATTAATGTTGTCAAATCCCCTAATGATTATCATCTCTTGACACGAAGCATCTTAAACTTTAGATTACCCACCACTATATAAAGAACAGTAAAGATAGCCTTTAACGTATAATCTTTTACTCCGCATTTTGACCCTTTGCTTTTCCCCGGATAGTACTCGTATATTATTTTTACCACAACCTTCTATGTGCTATAGAATTAGAGCATAAATTTTAGCGGCTGTTTATTTTCTCTTCCTTAATTTACATCGGTTACAAAAATGGCTAGCCTCggataaaaaaaatagagtTATGAAAGTGCTACCAAATTCAATCTCATAAAGTTGGAAGGAAATTTAAAGATTTTGCAGccaagaaaagaaacataCACTCTTTGTGAATTCACAACGAACCCTCATTCATTTatcaatcatcatcatttaaACGATTCAACCCGATGTACGAATTCTTTAACGACCTAGATCTGGATGGTAAATTGGCTCTTTCTTCATGGGTATACCCTCCACCATTACTATTACCACTACTGTTAGTTCCATCGCCGTTCTTCTCCCTATGATACCTTACCGAATTAATCaagtttgatgatttcGATTTACGTATACCTTGTCTAATTTGTCTCTCCTCCAGTGATTTCAATACACGTGGTGGTGTTCTCGTTGCTGTTGCTAATGGGGTTGTTGCTACTGATGCATCTGCATCTGTATCCGTATCCatatcaatatcaatatcGGCATCTCTATCTGTGTCAACATCTGCATCTGCTCCAACTCTAGTGCTACTTCCATTACCTTGAGATCCTAAAGAAATCACCATTGAACTTCCATTAGCGTTCCCATTTGCTTTAGCATTCGATTTTACTGTTCCACTGGTCATTGCCGTAGGTGAGTTAGTCAAACGATAATTTCCTGAAGTCACTATTCTACCTCGTAAAATGGATATTGCTTTATCAAGAGCAAATTCAACTCGACAATGGTTTTCAATTAAACTCATCTTTGGCCATGAGGCTTTAGCACCACGACATATGAAttccaaaagaaaatcGTGACTTGGGTTACGCAAGATTTTGGTGAAATCTTGCCATTTATATTCTGGCAATATAGTGATATCTCCCGAATAACGTTGTGATAGTAAGGAAACGGTCTTGTTGGCTAGGTTTTTGTAGATATCCATTTCATTAAGCAACTGTAAATAATGGATGGCTTCAGAAACGACAAAATCATAAACATTattcaaactttgtttcaatttgaaacttaACTCATTCTCGacatcaccaccaacacTACTTATCGATACTTTCAAAACGGGAACAACATGAGGATTAACCTGGACCGCAATTATATGATCGACATTGAACATTTCCAGTAATCGAGTTATCGGCAAGTCATTATCTACTGATCCATCCATAAACTtcattgattcatcattattcCATTCATGAATTTCATTTGTCTTTGGGTTTTTCTCATAGACGGAACTAGAAGGAAATACGCCTGGTAATGAACAGCTAGCGCAAACAGCCGAccaaattaaacaattgggAGCAGTTATATAATTCAATAGTCTTGTTTGTTCATGTATTGATGCTGGAGAAACAGTAATGTTTAAAATCTTTCCCGTACGATTATAAGCTTCTCTAAATGTCAATTCTCCAAGAAAACCAATCATTGTCTCTTGCAACCCTTCAATATCATAAACAGTACCATATTTAATCCAATGACCCAAGAAAAGAAGCACTTTTTTGAACTTGCTGGCACTTTCTACTTTATCGGTAATATCAAATATGTTAAATTCTCGTTGTGCTATAGTTTGTAACAATTCAATGGTCTCCTCATTGGTATGAGAGCATATAATACTAGCCATTATCGATCCTGCCGATGAACCACTAATAATTCTTGGTAATAAATTAGCTTCAAATAAAGTAGCCAATACCCCAATATGAAATATTCCAAATGTACTACCACCTGATAAAACCAATGCTGTTCGACCTATATTTTTCCTCGTTTGTATCAACATCCCTAACAAGTACCgatcatccaaatcaatgTGATCATTATGTTCCTCAACGAGGTAATTTAATGAAACTTGACATTCCTGTATATActcttcaatcaacttcttaGTCCCAACATACGAATGTCGgtacaaatttgaatcacCCATATTGCCTAAATTTCGTACCCATGTAGTGCGAATATAATACAACAATAACTTGTAGTTGTTATCTAATCGTGCTTGTTTCATTGCATTCAAATGCTTGTAGATTAAATTATAGTCATAAATATCCGATTGAGGGTCAGATTTCCAAGCATTGTTTCCCAATAATTCATCTAAACGCAATGAAATAGTATACCACTCTCGATAcgtggttgttgttttttgatACTCAAGTAGTTCATTAATTAGTTTCGTCTTGTCATCAATTTCGGGAATAAATCGTCCAACTATGGGCAAGTTGCGTAGGTTGAACCATTGTTGTATATGACTCTTTGTGCTGCCGTCAGGTGATGCGAGCAAGTACTCGTTATTTATGGGGTGTATCTGTATgtattgatcaaataaCTGTCTGATAACATCGTCGACTCTTGTTGCAGTCGCCAGTGCTACTAAACTCATTGAGCTTGGAAGTATTGTTGGTGGGAAGTGAATATGTTTGAGTAAATAGACGTGTGGAGTTTATATGTCGTGGAAGCTGAGAAGTGGATTTATGAATGTTATTTCTTCGTGTACCTGGTAGTATATTAGGTGCATGTATGATTTGAATGTCACACCACTAGCTCTTGCAAGAAATCACTTTCTAGCTCTTCTTTTAGTGTCTGCTATTTTAGGTATTACTAGATTGTGCTGGTCGGTTTTGTTTCTAGTTTTAGACAAAAAAATGTCACatgaaagaaaagataCACTTGCTTATACAATCCATGTAAGGTTGGGACTAGAGCCGATATATGCATAGTATACACCGTTTGATGTACTGTTAGGTTATGTTTCCTTCAAATGTGCTATCAGCTGACCATTAGAATGTTGAAAGAATAACATATTAAGAATGGTGGGCCCTCGGTTTCTAATGACGGGCCAAACATAGTGAAAGGTAATTGGTATTCCCCGAGACTGAGAGCAAAGCTGATGTGTGACGACAAAACCCATAGTCGGAGCTGGTACAGTTTGATGTTGTTCTTTTTCGGTTCCAGAATTTGCAGCTCTTCACGTTTAGGATTGTAATCGGGTACTGTAGGGATATGGGTGGGGTCATCACCTTGTCATTGGCATCATGCTGGTACAGAATCGTTGATTGTCTAACAATCATGTTTTGCAATCCTGAGCAAGGGCACAGACATGAAGTGGACGTTGACCAAGTTGGAAGGTTTTGCTCTTAGGTTGGATATTATGCGATGCTCACCATGTTGACAGTTTGTTTCAACCTTGTGATCAAGGATTTCCTCGCCCCTTTCAAAGGAGATCGATTTGTTCGTAATAAGAAATCCTCATTGGCCCTGTTGTTTTCATTCCAGTCCTTTCCAATCTATAAAAGATAACAGCATCGCCGGTGTAGTGGAGACATGATTTAGAGATATGGGAAAAACCTGTTACCAGAAGTTTACGGTTCTGATCAATCATGTCCTGGAGTCAATTGGCGAATAATTGGTGACACCATACTGCTCAATTACAGAAAAGAGAttttaaatcatcaaaactGACAGAGAATTTCAGAGATTATTTTACGAGGGATTAATCATTTTATTGTATGTCATTGTCAACACAATAggaaaatcaacaacagtcaaatagcagcagcaacaactacaacagGAACAATTGTGACGTTCAACAATAACCACTTCAGGATTTTCTTGCTTCAAATcccatcaacaatacaatcaGTTCACATTTGATGCGGTAAGGACCTCATAATTGTTTGTACTGTTTCTTAACTTTATAGCTTTCAGTGCGATTCTCAGCCTGTCTCaatatttctttctttcttttcaataattgaATTATGTCCTTGTGACGCCCAATTCCGTATTTGCATTTGTGTTCTTTACTAGCTTTATACACATATTGTTTGGTTGAATACATTCTTTATACagagttgatgaattgtcACATTCTCTGTTTTTGTTCCAAGCCTCGAGTCGGGTAATCAGACTTGGTACCGATTGACTCACTAGTTTGTTTTTACATTCAATACCTTGAGTCTTTCCAAGTATCTTGTTCACCTTTGGACCATTATAATCGCAAAGACAATCAAATCTGGGAACCTGTAGTTTCATGAACCTGTTTGTTGGATTCTCAACCACTTCAAAGATCACTGATAAATTCAGGCTCAAACCCCGAATACGTCTTCTGATTGATTTTCGACTCTGGTGTTTCAAATCTCTCGTTGACGCACGCATAACTTCGTATGAATCACCCATCTTGGTATGTTTAGAAGAGAAAATGTTTAACACTTTaatcaaaaacttcaattAATGTTTCTTGAATATATTGTATACTATCATTCCATTTTTAGTATGCTTgtcttgtttcaaatgaCTGGAATGTTCTCCGCTGTAGGAGCTTGGTTTGAGTAAATTGTGACACTTGGTCTTTGCACTATTTATTTCCTCCTTCATACTATCGTTGTCGTCTCTCACCAAAGTAGATCCTTTCTTTATCTTTTCCCTGTTTAACATCTCAAGTGAGGTTCAGACGTCAGTCACAAATTATATCCTGTTGAAATGGGAATGAGGACAAGTTACCATCCATCGAACAGCAGATGGAGAAATCGCCTGCGGGTTAACATGTCGTCCAAGTAGTGTAGtcaaaagttttgcaacatttTTGGCCAAAACTTTCAAGAACCTTTACAATCAAGAACCATAACccttcaacaaagaataCTGCTGATGGTCCAGGGTACAATCCATGTTGGaaaaaatgatgaaattgtcaCTTTAGTCACTACTGCATTAAAATTGTTGTGTAACGACTACAACATTTTTAAGGTAAATGTTGTATATGGAATATTGTGGTTGTAAAGTCAAGCACACATGGTAGCGAGATTCATTCAATATAAAAGGGATTTGAACACCATTGATAACCTTGTGGATATACATATATCCTTAATCAAGACTCAATTAGAGACAATTAACTGTATACTATAATACTTCCTTAAGTAATTTTAGGATAGAGTTTTGACTTTCACGATTATACATATCACCAGAACGgtatcaaaatttcaattccaacaaaatttaattAGTTACAATGGAACTAGATTAAAGATTAGAGCTAGACAAGAATTTTGGAGGTAGCCGGTGTAAATAAAACACGTGCTATTTATTTTACGAGTGCTATACCTTACATATAATTCATTGTAGCTACTAAACGACTATGCTTTTCGAAGTTTGTTGGAATCCCTTTGGTCTAAAGTAATCAAAGGTAAAGAGTACGTTTGAGCCAATTCGGTGATACTGAATCTTCTCTACTTTTGATTTAAGTTATGGTAATGTGGTAGGATGACACAATCTCATTTGTCAATCTATTTTTGGACATGAACAAACACATACATACACAAACACTTCCACCCatatacatacatacacgtatatatgtatatctACTTCCATACAAATAGATCTATTCGAATACCAAACTCATCTTTCCTTTTTGTTGTCTATCCTCCTCTATCGAATTCCATTTTATTTActaaaaacaaacaaaaacaaacaaaaaaactGTCAGTTTTACAACACCACCCCCTAAGATAAGAGATCAGAcacaaaaattgaatagtCTGAATAAGCGAATGATTGAGTTTCGCAACACACAGATTCACGGCATAACAATGTGCTATCGATTAATGTTGCCACGTGCTGATACAAATTTACTCACCTTTAATCAGATACATCGTACCCCGCAGACACATTTTTTTGGGTTTTCACTGTTTGCAACCACTACTAAATACTTGCTGATAAAAATTTACTATAAATAAAGACCACTCTTGCCTTAAATATACTCAGTTTTCCAACATTTCGTAATACTTATAGTTACATTTGTAAATCAATATGGTCATCAGTAAATCGTTCTATGTGAATATGAAGTGCTGAGTTTTTTTAATAACAACTACAAACATCTTTCATACCTCTcaagaagaacaaaaaaaggGCCTAATTGTTTTTGGACAACCACCAAAAGATAACTAGTGAGAGACTTGTTAAAAGCTTCCTAGGATTGGTTGCTCATCAGGTTGAAGTCGCCGAAACTGAAGAGAGTTTATCCAAGAGAATTCCAGATTTTACGTAAACTGGAATAAAGTCATCGGTTTGGTACAGATATGTCTTTTTCATACAGAGAGAGCAGAGATAAAAGGGTTCCGGTATAAATAGGTATACAATTCAAAGTTCATCTAAGTTTGGTGTAGCCTAAATAATGAGCAAGTTACCACTTTGCATTTACACTCTTTTCTCCAAACCCTCCAGATTGTAACTTTTGGTAATCAAATATAATCCTCTCCAAATCCCAGCCAGGATACACAAAAGTTTGGCTTTCCGGAAAGTATATTCTGTAGTAACAATAACTAGTGGATGTTGGTTCATATTATACATCTATTGTGTGGTTTTTCGTTGCAACACGATGCTACCAAATGAGTGAAAAATAATTTATACAGTCAAACATCCATCgcattggaaaaaaaaatacaccTACCGGAGAAGGTCGTTGATACTTTTATATAAAACCACTTTAACCGAGAAGTACCCTATGATTTCCACACTATAATCCATACATTTACAACTTATATCAACATCGTAGCATAGTCATCTACTGTTAACAAGCTATTCTAAAATTTCGGTTTGTTTTTCTGGTTAATTTATAGATCTGCACTTGTATCAACCAAGCAGCAACAACGATTAGTGTCATCCACGTCAGTATTATATAAAACACGCAATATATTTAAAATTAAAGACAAGAGGAAAAGCAGGCGGAAAAAAGACTCCAACGCCatatcaatatcatccCACAACggcaacaaccacaacGACTCCACTCAATTTCGACATTTGTTTCCAGGAATGTTTAAATTCACCACTATTGCCCATATAAATAATGATACGACACGCCCGCTAGTTGCATTAACCACTCGACAAGGTAATAGATACTTGTTTGGTAAAATCCCCGAGGGAACACAACGTGTAATCAATTCAGTTGGATCCGAAGTACGATTTCCCAAGTTACAAAGTATATTTCTTACCGGTGCAATTTTTACATGGAGTGATATTGGTGGACTACCGGGTCTTTTTCTAACTATTAGTGATGCCACTAAGAAGGGGATtaaagttgttggtgattgtAATTTGTTGTCGTATATTGTTGCTACTTGGAGACAATTTGTGTTTCGATTAGGTAtagatttggaaattgacaatgttgatcaaaatcCCGTGGTTTCCAATGACGAGATTGTTGTCAGATCGCTTAAAATAGCACCAAAGAGTTTGATAACGACAAAGGGGCCAGCAGTATCCACATCGGAGAAAGTGCTAACACAAATACGAAAATTGGCATCACTTATGTTTCCATTGAATACCAGTGAAGTAAACAGTCGAAACCCAGAATCATACAAGTCAGACCCTTCGCTGAAGGATATCCACACTCACGTTCAACTACCTCCAGCTTCCAAGCTCATAACTCAACAAGATTCAATATCTTACTGTATTGAGTTTGTTCCAATTCCTGGGAAATTTGATGCCAAAAAGGCAAAAGATTTGGGATTAAAACCAGGTCCTGTTTTCAAGGAATTGGTAGCTGGTAATTCGGTGGTTAATGATGCTGGCGAGACTATCTTGCCCAGTCAAGTAGTTGGACCTGATCGGATCATGCCTaaagttttgattattg encodes the following:
- a CDS encoding patatin-like phospholipase, whose amino-acid sequence is MSLVASATATRVDDVIRQLFDQYIQIHPINNEYLLASPDGSTKSHIQQWFNLRNLPIVGRFIPEIDDKTKLINELLEYQKTTTTYREWYTISLRLDELLGNNAWKSDPQSDIYDYNLIYKHLNAMKQARLDNNYKLLLYYIRTTWVRNLGNMGDSNLYRHSYVGTKKLIEEYIQECQVSLNYLVEEHNDHIDLDDRYLLGMLIQTRKNIGRTALVLSGGSTFGIFHIGVLATLFEANLLPRIISGSSAGSIMASIICSHTNEETIELLQTIAQREFNIFDITDKVESASKFKKVLLFLGHWIKYGTVYDIEGLQETMIGFLGELTFREAYNRTGKILNITVSPASIHEQTRLLNYITAPNCLIWSAVCASCSLPGVFPSSSVYEKNPKTNEIHEWNNDESMKFMDGSVDNDLPITRLSEMFNVDHIIAVQVNPHVVPVLKVSISSVGGDVENELSFKLKQSLNNVYDFVVSEAIHYLQLLNEMDIYKNLANKTVSLLSQRYSGDITILPEYKWQDFTKILRNPSHDFLLEFICRGAKASWPKMSLIENHCRVEFALDKAISILRGRIVTSGNYRLTNSPTAMTSGTVKSNAKANGNANGSSMVISLGSQGNGSSTRVGADADVDTDRDADIDIDMDTDTDADASVATTPLATATRTPPRVLKSSEERQIRQGIRKSKSSNLINSVRYHREKNGDGTNSSGNSNGGGYTHEERANLPSRSRSLKNSYIGLNRLNDDD